A genomic segment from Vagococcus zengguangii encodes:
- the serS gene encoding serine--tRNA ligase, producing the protein MLDIKMIRNNFEDVKARLATRGVDGAQLDTLLALDQERRQLIVTTEEKKKLRNTVSEEIAQLKRNKEDAQDKIAEMQTVGAEIKAIDEKLNDVDKKIFDIAAMIPNLPHESLPVGEDEEANVEVRRWGQPKDFTFEPQAHWDLGEKLDILDFERGAKVSGSRFLYYKGVGARLERALISFMLDMHTTEHGYQEMLTPILVNDDSMFGTGQFPKFKEDVFQIEGGGLTLIPTAEVPLTNFYRNEIIDGETLPQNFTAFSPCFRSEAGSAGRDTRGLIRLHQFHKVEMVKFADAETSFDELEKMTQNAEAILQRLGLPYRVLALSTGDMGFSASKTYDLEVWVPSQNTYREISSCSNCTDFQARRAQIRYRDAEGKLQYVHTLNGSGLAVGRTVVGILENYQNEDGSITIPEALVPYMGGLTKIEAPAK; encoded by the coding sequence ATGTTAGATATTAAAATGATTCGCAATAATTTCGAAGACGTCAAAGCACGTTTAGCAACTAGAGGAGTTGACGGTGCGCAGCTTGATACCCTACTAGCGTTAGACCAAGAGCGTCGTCAATTAATCGTCACAACTGAAGAAAAGAAAAAATTACGTAATACCGTGTCAGAAGAAATCGCACAATTAAAACGCAATAAAGAAGACGCACAAGATAAAATTGCAGAAATGCAAACAGTTGGGGCTGAAATCAAAGCCATTGATGAAAAGTTAAATGACGTTGATAAAAAAATCTTCGACATCGCCGCAATGATTCCTAACTTACCACACGAAAGTCTACCTGTTGGTGAAGATGAAGAAGCTAACGTAGAAGTACGTCGTTGGGGCCAACCTAAAGACTTCACGTTCGAGCCACAAGCTCACTGGGATTTAGGTGAAAAATTAGATATTTTAGACTTCGAACGCGGAGCAAAAGTATCAGGTAGCCGTTTCTTATACTATAAAGGTGTTGGCGCTCGTTTAGAACGTGCCCTAATCAGCTTCATGTTAGATATGCATACAACCGAACATGGTTACCAAGAAATGTTAACACCTATCTTAGTTAACGATGACTCTATGTTTGGTACAGGACAATTCCCTAAATTTAAAGAAGATGTTTTCCAAATAGAAGGTGGCGGTTTAACTTTAATTCCAACTGCCGAAGTACCATTAACTAACTTCTACCGCAATGAAATTATCGATGGCGAAACATTACCACAAAACTTCACTGCTTTCAGCCCTTGCTTCCGTTCAGAAGCTGGTAGTGCCGGCCGCGATACTCGTGGTTTAATTCGTTTGCACCAATTCCATAAAGTTGAAATGGTGAAATTCGCTGATGCTGAGACATCATTTGACGAATTAGAAAAAATGACACAAAATGCCGAAGCTATTTTACAACGTTTAGGCTTACCATACCGTGTATTAGCTCTATCTACTGGCGATATGGGCTTCTCAGCTTCTAAAACTTATGACTTAGAAGTTTGGGTACCTAGCCAAAATACTTACCGTGAAATCAGCTCTTGCTCAAACTGTACAGATTTCCAAGCGCGTCGTGCGCAAATCCGTTACCGTGACGCTGAAGGCAAATTACAATACGTTCACACCTTGAACGGTTCTGGTTTAGCCGTAGGTCGTACTGTGGTAGGTATTTTAGAAAACTACCAAAACGAAGATGGTAGCATTACTATTCCTGAGGCGTTAGTTCCTTACATGGGTGGCTTAACAAAAATTGAAGCACCCGCTAAATAG
- the ald gene encoding alanine dehydrogenase yields MRIGIPKEVKDQEGRVAITPAGVMTLVQHGHEVVIEQSAGLQSGFTDEEYQMVGANISEDVADVWASDTVMKVKEPIASEYQYFRENLILFTYLHLAPVKELTDALINAGVIAIAYETVQLANGSLPLLTPMSEIAGRMSVQLGGQFLQKFYGGSGILLSGVPGVERGKVTIIGGGVSGVNAAKMAVGLGAQVTILDVNPQRLGELDDLFGNSIQTLISNPFTIEQSVLSADLVIGAVLIPGRKAPKLVSEDLVKRMKPGSVIVDVAIDQGGIFETSDHVTTHENPTFIKHDVIHYSVANMPGAVPRTSTFALTNSTLPYAVEIADKGVMKAIRENQALANGVSTLAYHLTDAGVANDQARDYTPLDELI; encoded by the coding sequence ATGAGAATTGGTATACCTAAAGAAGTAAAGGATCAAGAAGGTCGTGTGGCGATTACACCAGCTGGGGTAATGACGTTAGTTCAACATGGTCATGAGGTTGTTATCGAGCAATCAGCAGGCCTGCAATCAGGTTTTACAGACGAAGAGTATCAAATGGTTGGAGCAAACATTAGTGAAGATGTAGCGGACGTCTGGGCGTCTGACACGGTGATGAAAGTTAAAGAGCCGATAGCTTCAGAATATCAATATTTTAGAGAAAATTTGATTTTGTTTACTTATTTACATTTAGCACCCGTAAAAGAGCTGACGGATGCATTAATTAATGCAGGTGTTATTGCGATAGCTTATGAAACCGTTCAGTTGGCAAATGGTAGCTTACCATTACTAACCCCTATGTCTGAAATAGCAGGAAGAATGTCTGTGCAATTGGGTGGACAGTTTTTACAAAAATTTTATGGTGGTTCAGGTATTCTTTTATCCGGTGTTCCGGGAGTTGAACGTGGGAAAGTAACGATTATTGGTGGCGGCGTTTCTGGGGTGAATGCTGCAAAAATGGCAGTTGGTCTAGGGGCACAAGTGACGATTTTAGATGTTAATCCACAACGTTTAGGTGAGTTGGATGATTTATTTGGCAATAGTATTCAAACGTTAATTTCAAACCCCTTCACCATCGAGCAATCAGTATTATCAGCTGATTTAGTAATTGGTGCGGTATTAATACCAGGTCGAAAAGCACCAAAACTTGTAAGTGAAGATTTAGTGAAAAGAATGAAACCAGGTTCAGTAATTGTAGATGTAGCGATTGATCAAGGAGGTATATTTGAAACAAGTGATCACGTGACGACCCACGAAAATCCTACGTTTATAAAACATGATGTGATTCATTATTCAGTGGCGAATATGCCAGGCGCTGTACCACGCACCTCAACTTTCGCGTTAACTAACAGCACCTTACCTTACGCCGTTGAAATTGCGGACAAAGGTGTGATGAAGGCGATTAGAGAAAATCAAGCCTTAGCTAATGGCGTAAGCACCCTAGCGTACCATTTAACTGATGCGGGTGTGGCAAACGATCAAGCACGTGACTATACGCCGTTAGATGAATTGATTTAA
- a CDS encoding sensor histidine kinase has translation METKLEQTNKIKLTSKEKSELLGETILTIILLVLLNIAILALAKIIIDGNSNLKAVVLELRHVIFNKAFNLKNYPLEKVAIFFLIIMDIIVLAWRLIRRYHQMQLRHIIKELHYIAEGNYHHRIPFKLNGDLGRIINNVNQLVNNTVTAMEEERRIEQSKDELITNISHDIRTPLTSIIGYLGLIEEGRYKSDEELLHYTHTAFKKSKQMKTLVDDLFEYTKVRQTNTKLNVIQFDLYQLLEQLAVDFELEAGNKNMTLDVSCQPIPFLMAGDTEKLVRVFNNLITNALKYGSDGNTIVLSAEKNETHATIIVTNNGENIPQEALENIFERFYRVDQSRSQETGGTGLGLAIAHSIISLHHGEISVKSENGWTSFVIILPLTQESPA, from the coding sequence ATGGAAACTAAACTAGAACAAACTAACAAAATCAAGCTAACGTCAAAAGAAAAAAGTGAACTCTTAGGAGAAACTATTTTAACTATTATCCTACTAGTTCTATTGAACATTGCCATCTTGGCCTTAGCAAAAATTATTATTGACGGGAATTCTAATCTAAAAGCGGTTGTATTAGAACTTAGACACGTCATTTTCAACAAGGCTTTTAATCTCAAAAATTATCCACTTGAAAAAGTCGCCATTTTTTTCTTGATTATTATGGATATTATCGTCTTAGCTTGGCGCTTAATTCGTCGTTATCACCAAATGCAACTACGGCATATTATTAAAGAGCTCCACTATATCGCCGAAGGAAATTACCACCACCGAATTCCGTTCAAACTAAACGGTGACTTAGGACGTATTATTAATAACGTCAATCAGTTAGTCAATAACACGGTCACTGCTATGGAAGAAGAACGTCGAATTGAACAATCAAAGGATGAGTTGATCACCAATATCAGTCACGATATTCGTACTCCCCTTACTTCAATTATCGGTTATTTAGGTTTAATAGAAGAAGGACGTTATAAATCCGACGAAGAATTACTACATTACACACATACCGCTTTTAAAAAATCTAAACAGATGAAGACCTTAGTAGATGACTTATTTGAATATACAAAAGTTAGACAAACTAACACGAAACTGAATGTCATTCAATTTGATCTTTACCAATTACTTGAACAATTAGCCGTTGACTTTGAATTAGAAGCAGGCAATAAAAACATGACGCTTGATGTTAGCTGTCAACCTATTCCTTTCTTAATGGCAGGTGATACCGAAAAATTAGTGCGTGTCTTTAACAACTTAATTACTAATGCTTTAAAATACGGCTCTGACGGAAATACGATTGTCTTATCGGCTGAGAAAAATGAAACGCACGCAACAATTATCGTCACAAATAACGGTGAAAACATCCCTCAAGAAGCACTCGAAAACATCTTCGAACGCTTCTACCGTGTGGATCAATCACGCTCTCAAGAAACAGGTGGCACCGGACTAGGACTCGCCATCGCTCACAGTATCATTTCTTTACACCATGGCGAAATTAGCGTAAAATCAGAAAACGGTTGGACTTCTTTTGTGATAATCTTACCCTTAACACAAGAGTCACCAGCTTAG
- a CDS encoding serine hydrolase yields MRRTTLSSICFSLLASCLLWPLSGIADAVETTESEYGTELTLGAKAAIAFDPNDGKIFYEKNADEPLQIASTTKMLTMYLILEAIKEEKINWEDEIPISEHLETLSHDMNLSNVYLYQHETYTVKDLFKATEKVSANAAVIALAEKIAGSEKKFVDLMRAQLKEWGINDAYIISTSGLNNEDTLGRKYPGSKDDEENLMSVHDLAIVTYHLLNDFPEIIDFTREPVTTFGEGTLSQTELYSTNEMLPGKAFYKENVIGLKTGTTKLAGTCFVGLIEQDGRQVVTIVLNSEDMETKDNGQRFIDTSYLMDDALDNWAMATTLSQASLTGNQQRYPVHAGEADFVKLALQKELTNWQLADQDTLTDLKIKMDSQLLTNDGELKAPITKGQQIGTVTVTLDDTSAHYLFKDKKTETLPVFAAESVEKSPWYVLIGEWFSEKFNDLKMNFV; encoded by the coding sequence ATGCGACGAACGACATTATCGTCCATCTGTTTCTCCCTTTTAGCAAGCTGTTTATTATGGCCTCTTTCTGGTATCGCGGATGCGGTTGAAACAACAGAATCAGAATATGGAACAGAGTTAACCTTAGGTGCGAAAGCAGCGATTGCTTTTGATCCTAATGATGGGAAAATTTTTTACGAAAAAAATGCAGATGAACCTTTGCAAATTGCTTCAACAACTAAGATGCTAACGATGTATCTTATTTTAGAAGCTATCAAGGAAGAAAAAATCAACTGGGAAGATGAAATTCCAATCTCAGAACATTTAGAAACATTAAGCCACGATATGAACTTATCTAACGTTTATCTTTATCAGCATGAAACTTATACAGTCAAAGATTTATTCAAAGCAACTGAAAAAGTATCTGCCAACGCTGCCGTAATCGCCTTAGCAGAGAAAATTGCTGGAAGCGAAAAAAAATTTGTTGACTTAATGCGTGCTCAATTAAAAGAATGGGGAATCAATGACGCTTATATCATTTCAACCTCAGGACTTAATAACGAAGACACGCTTGGGCGCAAGTATCCTGGCAGTAAAGATGACGAAGAAAATTTAATGTCGGTACATGATTTAGCCATTGTGACGTATCATCTATTAAATGACTTCCCTGAAATCATCGACTTCACTCGTGAACCCGTTACAACATTCGGTGAAGGCACACTATCACAAACTGAACTATATAGCACTAACGAAATGTTGCCAGGAAAAGCTTTCTATAAAGAAAATGTTATCGGCCTAAAAACTGGGACGACTAAATTAGCTGGCACATGTTTTGTCGGTCTCATCGAACAAGATGGACGTCAAGTGGTGACCATCGTCTTAAACAGTGAAGACATGGAGACAAAAGATAACGGACAACGCTTTATCGATACAAGTTATTTAATGGATGACGCCTTAGACAATTGGGCGATGGCTACAACATTATCACAAGCATCATTAACCGGTAATCAACAACGCTACCCCGTGCACGCAGGTGAAGCTGATTTCGTCAAACTAGCGCTTCAAAAAGAATTGACTAACTGGCAACTAGCTGATCAAGACACCCTAACTGATTTAAAAATCAAAATGGATAGCCAATTATTAACTAACGATGGTGAGCTAAAAGCACCTATCACAAAAGGTCAACAAATCGGAACCGTCACTGTGACACTTGATGACACAAGTGCGCATTATTTATTCAAAGATAAAAAAACAGAAACCCTTCCTGTTTTTGCCGCTGAGTCGGTTGAAAAATCACCCTGGTATGTTTTGATTGGTGAATGGTTCTCAGAAAAGTTTAACGACCTAAAAATGAACTTCGTTTGA
- the guaB gene encoding IMP dehydrogenase, with the protein MSNWESKFAKKGYTFDDVLLVPAESHVLPNDVDMSVQLAKNIRLNIPFLSASMDTVTDSGMAIAMARQGGLGVIHKNMTIEQQADEVRKVKRSESGVIIDPFFLTPEHKVQDAEDLMARYRISGVPIVETLESRKLVGILTNRDLRFISDYQAPIHEVMTKEELVTAPVGTSLKDAEKILQKYKIEKLPLIDEENRLSGLITIKDIEKVIEFPNAAKDEHGRLLVAAAVGVTSDTFERAEALLDAGADAIVIDTAHGHSAGVLRKIAEIRAKFPEATLIAGNVATAEGTQALYEAGVDVVKVGIGPGSICTTRVVAGVGVPQLTAIYDAASMARKYGKTIIADGGIKYSGDIVKALAAGGNAVMLGSMLAGTDESPGEFEIYQGRRFKTYRGMGSLGAMEKGSSDRYFQGSVNEANKLVPEGIEGRVAYKGAVSDIVFQMIGGLKSGMGYVGAPNITALHESAQFVIMSGAGLRESHPHDVQITKEAPNYSVEG; encoded by the coding sequence ATGTCTAATTGGGAATCAAAATTTGCAAAAAAAGGATACACGTTTGATGATGTCTTATTAGTTCCAGCAGAAAGTCATGTTTTACCAAATGATGTAGATATGAGTGTACAACTAGCGAAAAATATTCGTTTGAATATTCCGTTTTTAAGTGCCAGCATGGATACAGTAACAGATAGTGGTATGGCAATCGCAATGGCACGTCAAGGTGGTCTAGGTGTTATCCATAAAAATATGACGATTGAACAACAAGCCGATGAAGTACGTAAAGTTAAACGTTCTGAAAGTGGCGTTATTATCGATCCGTTCTTTTTAACACCAGAACACAAAGTACAGGATGCTGAAGATTTAATGGCACGTTACCGTATTTCAGGTGTTCCGATTGTAGAGACATTAGAAAGTCGTAAATTAGTCGGTATCTTAACAAACCGTGACTTACGTTTTATTTCAGATTATCAAGCTCCTATTCATGAAGTGATGACAAAAGAAGAGTTAGTAACAGCACCTGTTGGTACATCATTAAAAGATGCAGAAAAAATCTTACAAAAATACAAAATTGAAAAATTACCATTAATTGATGAAGAAAATCGTCTAAGTGGTTTAATTACTATTAAAGATATCGAAAAAGTTATCGAGTTCCCGAATGCAGCAAAAGACGAGCATGGTCGTTTGTTAGTGGCGGCGGCAGTTGGTGTCACAAGTGATACCTTTGAACGTGCTGAAGCATTATTAGATGCAGGAGCAGATGCTATCGTAATTGATACAGCTCATGGTCATAGTGCAGGTGTGTTACGTAAAATTGCTGAAATTCGTGCGAAATTCCCAGAAGCAACCTTAATTGCTGGTAATGTAGCAACAGCTGAAGGAACACAAGCTTTATATGAAGCCGGTGTTGATGTCGTGAAAGTCGGAATTGGACCTGGTTCAATCTGTACAACACGTGTTGTCGCAGGGGTGGGTGTTCCTCAATTAACAGCGATTTACGATGCTGCATCAATGGCCCGTAAGTATGGTAAAACTATTATCGCTGATGGTGGAATTAAATACTCAGGAGATATCGTAAAAGCTTTAGCAGCCGGTGGTAATGCGGTTATGTTAGGTAGTATGTTAGCAGGTACTGACGAGTCACCAGGTGAATTTGAAATTTATCAAGGTCGTCGTTTCAAAACTTACCGTGGCATGGGTTCTCTTGGTGCAATGGAAAAAGGTTCAAGCGATCGTTACTTCCAAGGTAGCGTCAATGAAGCCAACAAATTAGTGCCAGAAGGTATTGAAGGACGTGTTGCTTATAAAGGGGCTGTTTCAGATATTGTCTTCCAAATGATTGGTGGATTAAAATCTGGTATGGGTTATGTTGGCGCACCAAACATCACGGCTTTACACGAAAGTGCACAATTCGTCATTATGAGTGGTGCAGGCTTAAGAGAGTCTCATCCACATGATGTTCAAATCACAAAAGAAGCACCAAACTACTCGGTTGAAGGTTAA
- a CDS encoding response regulator transcription factor produces MKILVVDDDKEIVELLSIYIKNEGYDVVKAYDGKEAMTKVITTPDIDLMILDIMMPKMDGMAVVKELRKESQIPIIMLTAKTTDMDKIQGLVAGADDYVTKPFNPLEVMARVKSLLRRSSLQIATDLPDTLEVGPLRINKDSHEVTTDTDVPIQLTALEFGILHLLASHPNRVFSAEEIFERVWQQESLVSAKTVMVHVSHLREKIEQATNGEKVIETVWGVGYKINGN; encoded by the coding sequence ATGAAAATATTAGTTGTGGATGATGATAAAGAAATTGTTGAATTACTAAGTATCTATATTAAAAACGAAGGATATGATGTTGTTAAAGCCTACGATGGAAAAGAGGCTATGACAAAAGTCATTACGACGCCAGACATTGATTTGATGATTCTTGATATTATGATGCCTAAAATGGATGGGATGGCGGTTGTTAAAGAGTTACGTAAAGAATCGCAAATTCCCATTATTATGTTAACAGCCAAAACAACCGACATGGATAAAATTCAAGGGTTAGTTGCGGGTGCAGATGATTATGTCACCAAACCTTTCAATCCACTTGAAGTGATGGCTCGAGTGAAGTCACTACTTCGTCGTTCTTCCTTACAAATAGCAACAGATTTACCTGATACTTTAGAAGTTGGTCCTTTGAGAATTAACAAAGATTCTCATGAAGTCACAACTGATACAGATGTCCCTATTCAATTAACAGCGCTTGAGTTTGGCATTTTACATTTATTAGCTAGTCACCCTAACCGAGTGTTTAGTGCTGAGGAAATTTTTGAACGGGTTTGGCAACAAGAAAGTCTTGTTTCAGCCAAAACAGTAATGGTTCACGTTAGTCATTTAAGAGAAAAAATCGAACAAGCAACCAATGGTGAAAAAGTGATTGAAACCGTTTGGGGAGTTGGCTATAAAATAAATGGAAACTAA